tgtcctcactcgcacgctccctgagaaacttccagggggtcacccatcccggaattgttccaagccaagcacgcttaaccttggagtttctttcgTGTGgacaccagaaaagaagatgcatcttattgatatgagtagcccaatcaaatcctttaagctctcctcgaatatgcagtcccatacctgcatattctcggaatccctctcgttcgggtgtgttctggttcatccctgcgctcctccgcttggaagtcttaatcggagccgctctttgtccgtgcctctttgcaccggcgatcactccgtacttcgtccccgggcgtcacaggcccaccagcttccgcttggttcgtccccgaaccacaccgtactgggagaggttcggctctgataccacttgtaaaaatttcgtcctcgaaatttgcgTACCTTGGTTACTCAATTCAGGGTATTCAGCTAACATTTTTTCTTCTAGTTCCCATGTAGCTTCTTCTTGGCCATGACGATTCCACAAAACCTTTACTATAGGTATTTCTTTATTCCGCAAGACTTGGACCTTGTGGTCAAGTATCTTTACTGGTTTTTCTTCATAGCTTAAGTCTTGGTTTAAAACAACTTCATCATATCTTACGATATGCTTTGGATCGTAAACATACTTTCTTAGCATTGAGATGTGGAATACGTCATGCACATCTGGCAAACTCGGAGGTAATGCCAATCTATACGCGACATGGCCTATTCTTTCTAAGATCTCGAAAGGTCTTATAAATCTGGGTCTCAATTTTCCTCGTTTACCAAATCTTGTTATTctttttgatggagaaactttcagaAACACGTGGTCTCCAACATTAAACTGTAAATCGGTTCGACGCCTATCAGCATATgatttttgtctatcttgagcttctttaattcgtTTCTTGATAAGGTCAACTTGCTCAACCATTTGTCGAACCAGATCCAGCCCTAGAATTCTTCGTTCaccaacttcatcccaataaagagGCGATCTACATTTTCTCCCGTACAATGCTTCAAAAGGTGCCATTCCGATCGttgcctgataactattattATAAGCGAATTCGACCAAAGGCAGAACATCTTCCCAATTTTCACCTTTATCTATAATGATCGTtcgcaacatatcttctagaaCTTGAATCGTCCTTTCTGATTGCCCGTCAGTTTGGGGATGAAATGCTGTGCTGAAATTTAGTTGCGTACCCATGGCTTCTTGCAGACTTTTCCAAAAACATGAAGTAAATCTTGTATCACGATCTGATGTAATTGACACCGGTACTCCATGAAGACGTACAATTTCCTTAACATATAATTGAGCTAGACGTTCCAGCCCAAATGTAATCTTGATTGGAACAAAATGTGAGGATTTCGTCAAACGATCTACTATTACCCATATCGCAGTATTCCCCTTGATAGTTTTTGGTAATCctgtcacgaaatccatcgtgATATGCTCCCATTTCCACTCGAGTATAGGTAAGGGTTGCAACATACCTGATGGTCGTTGATGTATTGCTTTTACTTGTTGACATGCTAAACATCGTTCAACGAATGAGGCGATGTCTTTCTTCataccttcccaccaaaagtttCTTTTTAGATCTCTatacatcttagtgcttccTGGGTGGGCTGTGTAGGGCGTCTCATGAGCTTCGGTCAAGATTTCTTTTCTTAACTCCTCACTATTTGGTACACACAACCTTCCTTTGAATAACAAAGCGTTATCCTTGCCCTCGGTAAACCCTTTTGTCTGATCAGTCCTTGCAATTAATCTTTTCTTTGCTAAAGATGAGTCTGATCTTTGAGTAATTACTATTCTTTCTCTTAAATCGGGTTCTGCTACCAAGGTTGCGATACAACTTGTTATGGATTCGGGCGGGCATACCACTTCTAGACTCAATCCTTCAAATTCCTTTATCAATTCTCTCTGCTTAGTGAGAAGATAACCCAAATTCACTTTTGTTTTTCTACTCAAGGCGTCTGCTACCACATTTGCTTTTCCAGGGTGATAACTAATagtgcaatcgtaatcctttactaattcgagccaccttCTTTGCCTCAtattcagatctttttgctcgaaaaagtatttcaaactctTGTGATCCGTAAAAATTTCACATTTAGCTCCATAAAGATAATGCCTCCAAATCTTCAACGCATGCACTACTGCGGCCAATTCCAAGTCATGGGTAGGATAGTTCATTTCGTGAGGTTTCAACTGTCGTGACGCATAGGCTATTACTTTCCCATCTTGCATTAGCACACATCCTAACCCCAACTTCGAAGCATCGGTATATACTACgaattcttcattttcttttggTATTGCTAATACCGGTGCTGTAGTCAATCTTTTCTTGAGTTCTTGAAAACTTTTCTCACATTCTTTAGTCCATTCAAACTTAACTCCTTTCCTTAAAAGTTGTGTCATGGGTTTTGCTACTTTCGAGAACCCCTCTATGAATCTtctatagtaacctgccaatcctagaAAACTTCTGATGTCGTTCACGCTTGTTGGTGTTTTCCATCCACTCACGGCTTCTACTTTAGCGGGATCAACTTTAATTCCCTCGGTTGATACTATATGCCCAAGAAACAtaacttctttcaaccaaaatgcGCATTTACTAAACTTAGCGTAGAGTCGTTCTGCTCGCAAAATTTCCAACACGATTCTCAAGTGTTCCTCGTGTTGTAATTCATCCTTCGAGTAGATTAATATGTCATCGATGAAAACTAATACGAACTTATCCAAGTACTGATGAAAAACTcgattcatcaaatccatgaaaaCTGCGGGAGCGTTTGTTAACCCAAAAGGCATAACTGTAAATTCATAATGCCCATACCTCGTCCTAAACGCTGTTTTCGGTATatcttctttctttattttcaacTGATGATATCCCGATTTCAAGTCAATCTTGGAGAACACGCCCGCTCCCTTTAATTGATCGAACAAGTCGTCGATCCGAGGTAATGGGTATCTATTCTTAATGGTCAATTTGTTCAGTTCacggtaatcaatgcacattctcagggttccatctttcttcttcacaAAGAGAACCGGCGCTCCCCATGGTGATACACTTGGTTGGATAAATCCAAGATCCAATAATTCTTGCAATTGCACCTTTAATTCATGCAATTCCTTTGGTGCCATACGGTAGGGAGCTTTTGATACTGGAGCTGCTCCTGGTTCCAAGTCAATGGAAAATCCCACTTGTCTATCTGGTGGTAATCCATGTAAGTTATTGGGAAACACATCTAGGTAGTCTCATACTACTGACACATCATCTATTTTCAATTCATTTTCCTTTTCCGCCGTTAAGTTTACCAAGAATGCTTGGCAATTTCCTTTTCTCAACATCTTATTGGCTTTCATTGCGGTTATAACAGGCACTTCTGTTCCAAGTCTCCCtccttgaaaaataattttctcTCCATTAGGTGTTTGGAACAAAATTTCCCTCTCCTGACAACATATCGTTGCTCTATTTTtttctaaccagtccattctgAAAATAACGTCAATTCCTTTCATGTCGATGACATGCAGGTCAGCTTTAAATATTAGGTCTCCAATTTTAACATCTTGACCCTTACTAACTTCTAATATAGTAACCGTATTTCCTGTTGGTATACTCACGCTCAATGCCAATTCAGGTACTTCAGTTACTATAGATAACTTTTCACACGCAACCTTAGATATAAACGAATGTGAAGCTCCTGTATCAAATAGCGCTAAGATTGGAGTTTCGTTTATATAGATCATACCTGCTAAGTTCTCGGGCGCATTTCCAACCTGTTGCTTGTTCAAAGCATAAGCccttgcctgttgaggttgtcTCATTATTGGCCCGTGAGTCTTAGTAGGTCCTTGACCTTGCTGTTGCTGACCCTTCATTGACCATTTTCCATTGGTGCAATCTTTAATCATATATCCCGACTTCCCACATCTAAAGCAAACATTTGTTCCAATCCGACATTCTCCTAAGTGAGGTTTCTTACATTGGGGACACACAGGTTTCTGTCCCGAAAATCCCCACTGTTGGGGGTACTGTTGATAATATTGTTGGGGTCGCGATGGCCGCTGTTGAAATTGTTGTGGCTGTCGAGGTTGAAATTGTTGTTGTTGGAGTTGTTGTGGCAGGAATTGTTGTTGTGGTGGCCCTCTCCAAAATCCCCTTTTTACAATTTCTTCTCCCGATGCTCGATcctcccatttcctttttcctcTATCCCCCTCAAATTGTTGTATGGCtcctttctctctttcttttggcAGTAATGTCTCAATGTTTAATGCCCTTGTTAGTGATTGGGCATAGGTTAGTGTTCCCTGACTAGCCAATGAAACTGCGATTTCAGGACGCAGCCCTTTTCTGAATCTGTCAGCTTTcttttcatcagtatccaccagTTGTGGATAATATCTTGACAATCGATTAAATGCACGATCATATTCTGTGACCGTACTTTTTCCCTGTCTTAAATTCCAAAACTCATTTTGTCTCTTTTGCCTATAACATTCTGGAATAAATTTTTCAAACAACTTTTCTTTGAAGCCTTCCCAAGTCAAAGTGTCTTTTTGCGCTTGAGTCATAGTCCTTTCGACTgactcccaccaaaagtcagcttcATCAATCAGCTGGTATTTTGCATATATTACCTTCTCACGATCTTCACACCTTATATATGCAAATATTCGCTCTATCGCTCTAACCCATTTTTCGGCGTCTAACGGATTGCCTAAGCCGTCAAAAGTTGGAGGGTGTTGTTTTCTAAACATGTTTTCGGTATCACGGATTGGGATGTGATTAACTAGTTCGTCACCCTCGGGATTTTCGTTGTTTCTAGCTCGAGTTCTAGTTGTCATCTGTCAAAAGAAGTAATAATAAGACTTTATAGTATTCAACGTGTATTACGTGAACAAATTCAAAGGTAATACACATACAAACTTTATATTTTACAATGCCTCAACTAAGGTCTTTGGAAGCACAGATACATGTTTAGATATATTACACAAATATAGCCGATCTAGTGTCAAGGTGACGAAGTAAAATTGTCAATCCCTGACATCAAAACTTTGCTTTATCAATCTATCCCTGactcttcttattcttcttattTTCCCCTCCATAGCCTAAACCCAAACTCTTAACTTCATCATTATCGTTGTCGCTAGAGATTTCGAGCGGACGTTTCTGACTTCCCGGTGTTGTATTTGATGCAGTCTCCACAATCATTGACCAATTTTCCTCATCATCACTATCTTTCATCTTGATATCTTCTTCACGCGGTGCTTCAAAACGAAAATATTCAAAATCCGTACAAATCCTGCAACGTGGCTTCCTAGACTGATACTTAGAAGAACCCGCTTCGTGGTCATGTGCCCTGATTGGATAATTAGGTTGTTGAAGACCTATTGGGGAAACTGGCATATATTTTCTTTCTTGGACCTGTTGCTCGCTACATTTCTTACGGGTCATTTGTTGATATATATTCATATCATCTACTTCTGGTGGCGGTGCACCAATAGTTACCCATTGTTTGAACAGAGTGGTTGCAAAAGTTGGGAAGTGAATGACTGGGTAGTACATTGAGTCATCTTCTCTAAGCCTCATGATTTCTTGCTCCACCCATGGCTTCCATGACAGTGGTACTTGTGAACAAAACATATTTGCCACTTCCCAATCTGTAATCCAATATCTGACTGGTTGCCAAATAGTACAGAAATCGGCAAGCATCTGTCCTAGGGACTTGTTTTGGTTTACCGTATATGTTTTGAAGTATTCCACATCACACTGTAAAAGTTGGTTCATGTACCAAGCATTTTCGGATTCTACATCCCATAAGTCCATCTGTGATACAACAAATcgatagaaaatataatatatatcaactagcataattaatttataaagacCACTAACTTATGTATAGTGGTACAACGAAACCTCTTCTTATAGTCTCGTGATCAAtgcacattttttttatcatcatTCCTTTATAACTCATTATTATCACTTTTAATAATATAACATGTAAATAATCACAAACTTTCAATCATAATACATGGAAGAAATCAATCatcatttttaaatatatctttAATGCATACTAATTTTATGTCATTTGTGATTCATTCATCATGAGAAACTCATATGAGAAACTCAAATAGAACATGTCAAATATTTCCTGAAGAGTCATTTCTTGCGCGCTATTACGCATATGTAATTTAAACATATGCAACTTTTAATTCATGCTGCatgtaaaaaaatattgtaccTTGGTGGAGAGATAGCTAGCTGGGGGTTGCTGCATTTACATACTTAATCATATAGTCTTATTCATTTATTGATTGACTCAAGTCAAAAATATTACTTTGATATTAAATTGGTACCAAACTGGGAGCGCGGATCCGACAGGatcctgctctgataccactctgtcacacccCGATTTTCCATaagataatattagattattcTATAGGATATTTGGTGAGATTTGAAAAAAATCTGGGATTTATTTAAGCCTAGAATAAATTAGATTTTAGAATAAATATGTCGTTACTCATTTCTCTCATATTTAGAATTTGCATTTACATTTCTTAAGCATTTTCACAGCATTAGCTCAATTGCATTACATtgtcatattatttatttatcctAAACTTAAAGATATATTTTAcctaaaagaatttatttagaaattgtgaaataaaaatacttatatatatataatagatatataaatatatattcttataaaattgattttatatataatataatgtaTAGCtagcatatacatatatatatcctAAACTGATTattatatacgtatatatatatatatatatatatatagctatacTAAAAAGCCTTAGGTTAATAAttagttatattatatataatagcatGTAGTgtgtatattataatatatatatatatacatatatgtgcaTGGAATGCATGAAATTAACTTAATAAATTTGAAAGTGTACTTACGTACGTGTGCATGCATGGCTATAGTTAGCTATCATATATATAAACGAAAAGTGTATAATAGTTATTGAAAACATAAGAgttaaacatatatatatataaatgcatgGACAAAAATACCATTACGTAGCAATCATGCAAagtattgatatatatattaagcaGGAACAAGTGTAAGAAGTTGATAAAGTGACTAACCATACCTATGAAGCTACGAAACAAGTGTAGGAATTTAAGAAACAAACCAATCAAACCTACTAACCTATGGATACGTCTATAAATGACTCAGCATAGCTATAAATCACCTATATAAATATGTGGTCGGATGGTTGCAATAAACCACAAAATTATAACGCAGAAATATTAAAAGACAGGAGGTGTCGACCAATAATAGAAAAAAAGGTGGATTCTATTTTCCAAAGtatatttgagttattaagctctgtTATTATTAGATAAAATGTGGTATGTCCATGAAATGTTTTCACGTTCTCCCACTGTTTAATGCTCTTATGTTAACAATTGTAGCTTTTAATGGGTCTAACACGCCTATTAAAAGTTGTGCGTACTGTCTTAAGGTAGTGGATTGATCCCCACGAGCCTTATAGACGAAAGGAGGATTTTGGGTTCGCCCTTAATCCGGCTATATGGTGTAGCTGAGGTGGGTTCGTCCCGGGGTCCCATCTAgttaatgaatgaatgaatgattacTTTGCAGGGGTCGCCCATGGACTACGAATGAAATGATAAGGGTAACAGTGGTGTTACGGTATGGCGCGCgcaaatgaatgaaaatattttgtgattatagaagttaaatatttatttttaaaaccttctataatTCACATACATGCATGGACTATCATATGGAAatgattatttcaaaaatgcatgacccactgggtacactagtactcagcccaaaattcttttaatcttttcagGTCAGTAAGTTGGTGGAGATGGAAGCAGCTGTGGAGGGCTGGCTGCAATATTTTGAAATAactattataataaaaagtctATTATACATTTTGagtatgtaaaaattataattaaagattatatatatatagaattaatgtttggtattattatttatttgtacgCAAATTATTATTTACCGCTCGATGGAGAGTGCATGTAGTCGGCCCCTCTTGGACGCTTGACCAAAGCCctcatgatcatgttgtgctatgccaatttcatgagtgagctggtcggtcaactcctttaggcgagctagactcggttaccccatcatttaccgctttattaaaattgtaattaaatgtcCGATTGTTTAGCCGCACGTATTTGTAGACTGGTTCTAAACCACCAGCGTGCTGAGCCAAACTTTCCgactttaatattaaaaatattgctACTTAAATAAgttatctatctatctattattattattattattattattattattattattattattattattattattattattattattattattattattacccccttctttcccgcttcttaaatccaacCCCTAGTCACGTTTCGGCATTCGTGCCTTCCTTCGGGAATTGGGGCGTGACAGTAATGTTTTTAACTTATTACATTtattaggataaataaaagtgaatatttccattaaggtttagtattcattatttaggattTAATATTCAAGGGTTAAGTTtaagtattcaaggtttagggtttagtattcagtgttcaggTTTTAGTATTCAATGTTtaggttttaaaaatattgaatgatgggtAATACTTatgttcacataagtatacatttaagtatgaaaatgtatatcttaggataaataaaagtgagtaTTTCCATTAGGGAgagtaaatatttccatttgggtttattattgaatggctagggtttagtattcagtgtttagggtttagggtttagtattccctatttagggtttagtattcagtgtttaggtttaaaaaatattgaatgatggttaatacttattttcacataagtatacatttaagcatggaaatgtatatcttagataaaataaaagtaaatattatcattcgggtttattattgaatggttagggtttagtattcagtgtttagggtttagtattccctatttagggtttagtattcagtgtttagggtttacaaaatattgaatgataggtAATACTTATTATTCACATAAGTGTACATTTATACACAGTAATGTATatattaggataaataaaagtgaatatttccattagggtttagtattcattatttagggtttagtatttgtaacaccccgataatttagatttattttataagtttaattaatagtattttcttgtataacttatttttttttaataattacatgatacatatagatgtgcaccattaattttatctagactattattattattattattattagtagtattattttttgtttcctattagaactagaactctttaaagactagtataaataaaGGCAATTATTATACCCTAAATCACATATACACATATACACGCAAATTCTGTCAGCCTGTTTCTTCTCTCGAATACTTTCAATCGGTGCGGTACgattaagaccttcattccggattttagttaattgccttcgactttaaggtgagggattttacgcttattcatattgttatatatgtttttattatcgcgttgattacttgtttacgtgcatcttatgactatgatgttatgtgcgatcatgggacctaagccattgatctatgttatgtgcgatcatgggacctaagccattgatctatgttatgtgtgatcatgggacctaagccattgatctatgttatgtgtgatcatgggacctaagccattgatcgatcatgggacctaagccattgatctatgttatgtgcgatcatgggacctaagccattgatctatattatgtgcgatcatgggacctaagccattgatctatgatgataagttgatcatgggacctaagccattgatctatgtatgtgtttggtcatgggacttaagccatcgactcaaactatgattatgtttgtcaaggggctctagtctcttggcgtatgtttgcaagtatgataacgtgatttaattatatatgtgatgtaTATGGATATTTTGTTattgttcctcactgagtatattttcaatatgctcaccccttatcgtttcagttttgcagtttcagagtcgaagtggccatggaagtggagaatgtagtgacccgctcttttatatactccctccgtccaccaatcaactacccatttgcctctaaaattttgtccaccaattaactacctactctgttttttggacatatataccCTTCCTTACTTTTTAAACTACTACACTTTACcaattggacccaccacactctTATCATTACTTGTCTACTTAATAcaattttgatgttaattaaatgaagtaggatattttaaatttccagtttatttattttctgaaaattttatttccaatttatttattttcagaattttcagtatatttatttatttttttgaattttcagctcatttattttctaaaaaattcattttccagttttcagtttatttatttatttgttttctgaaaattttaattccagtttatttattttttgaattttctgcttatttattttcgaatttacaatttatttattttctaaattttcagtttatttatttatttcccagtatatttatttatttattttatgaaaattttaattccagtttatttattcatttattaatttcaagtttattta
This Salvia miltiorrhiza cultivar Shanhuang (shh) unplaced genomic scaffold, IMPLAD_Smil_shh original_scaffold_404, whole genome shotgun sequence DNA region includes the following protein-coding sequences:
- the LOC131004467 gene encoding uncharacterized protein LOC131004467; its protein translation is MTTRTRARNNENPEGDELVNHIPIRDTENMFRKQHPPTFDGLGNPLDAEKWVRAIERIFAYIRCEDREKVIYAKYQLIDEADFWWESVERTMTQAQKDTLTWEGFKEKLFEKFIPECYRQKRQNEFWNLRQGKSTVTEYDRAFNRLSRYYPQLVDTDEKKADRFRKGLRPEIAVSLASQGTLTYAQSLTRALNIETLLPKEREKGAIQQFEGDRGKRKWEDRASGEEIVKRGFWRGPPQQQFLPQQLQQQQFQPRQPQQFQQRPSRPQQYYQQYPQQWGFSGQKPVCPQCKKPHLGECRIGTNVCFRCGKSGYMIKDCTNGKWSMKGQQQQGQGPTKTHGPIMRQPQQARAYALNKQQVGNAPENLAGMIYINETPILALFDTGASHSFISKVACEKLSIVTEVPELALSVSIPTGNTVTILEVSKGQDVKIGDLIFKADLHVIDMKGIDVIFRMDWLEKNRATICCQEREILFQTPNGEKIIFQGGRLGTEVPVITAMKANKMLRKGNCQAFLVNLTAEKENELKIDDVSVV